In a genomic window of Coregonus clupeaformis isolate EN_2021a chromosome 27, ASM2061545v1, whole genome shotgun sequence:
- the LOC121541597 gene encoding endoplasmic reticulum mannosyl-oligosaccharide 1,2-alpha-mannosidase-like: protein MYPPPRKDFIALTLSDQHSRSYNNGKHRRQSCWRKWKQLSRLQRSLILFLLALLLICGLLSYPSFSEQWRGMSDRAVREDWDEDWERGLKPIPPGVNPVAGPAVGPAVGLAGGAVGPELGPAVGPGLIPEVIPEPQRPKVIPKPPAKKRPFPNKRGPPSLQKEGNVSDSLVKPAEKEPVEKEPVEKAEEEEGEKPLVSWRGAMIEADEATEPPPSAHEKDGAVPPVPVNPEDTAPLAPVSVKPVDRLETVREAFRHAWKGYKEFAWGHDELKPVSKSYGEWFGLGLTLIDALDTMWILGLKEEFEEARKWVETELSFSKNVDVNLFESTIRILGGLLSTYHLTGDEMFLEKAKDIGLRLMPAFKTPSKIPFSDVNIGKGTAHPPRWTSDSTLAEVTSVQLEFRELSRLTQDPQYQEVVNEVMRLVHKLPGKHDGLVPMFINTNSGQFTHKGVFTLGARADSYYEYLLKQWIQGGKTEPDLLEDYLEAIEGVKKHLLRTTGPRKLTFVGELNHNRFNPKMDHLVCFLPGTLALGAHNGLPEDHMELALQLMETCHQMYVQMETGLSPEIAHFNLQPYDGRDVNVKPADRHNLLRPETVESLFYLYRFTKDTKYRDWGWDILESFNKYTRVPSGGYTSISNVRDPVNPGPRDKMESFFLGETLKYFYLLFSDDLELLSLDKYVFNTEAHPLPIWKSPPV, encoded by the exons ATGTACCCCCCACCCAGAAAGGACTTCATCGCGCTAACCCTCAGTGACCAACACAGCCGCAGCTACAACAACGGAAAGCACCGCCGCCAGTCCTGCTGGAGG AAGTGGAAGCAGCTGTCTCGGCTGCAGCGCAGTCTCATCCTCTTCCTGCTGGCTCTGCTGCTGATATGTGGATTGCTCTCCTACCCCAGCTTCTCGGAGCAATGGAGAG gCATGTCAGACAGGGCGGTAAGGGAGGACTGGGATGAAGACTGGGAAAGAGGCCTGAAACCCATCCCTCCAGGGGTAAACCCTGTGGCTGGCCCAGCTGTAGGTCCGGCTGTGGGCCTGGCCGGTGGAGCGGTCGGCCCAGAGTTGGGTCCAGCTGTGGGTCCAGGACTCATACCAGAGGTCATTCCAGAACCCCAGAGACCAAAGGTCATACCCAAACCCCCAGCCAAG AAGAGACCATTCCCCAACAAGAGAGGACCTCCAAGCCTGCAGAAGGAGGGGAACGTATCAGATTCACTGGTAAAACCAGCTGAGAAAGAGCCAGTGGAGAAAGAGCCAGTGGAGAAAgctgaagaggaggagggagagaagcctCTTGTCAG CTGGCGAGGAGCCATGATCGAGGCGGACGAGGCTACAGAACCCCCACCCTCTGCCCATGAGAAGGATGGCGCTGTGCCTCCTGTGCCAGTCAACCCTGAGGACACAGCCCCACTGGCACCAG TTTCAGTGAAGCCTGTGGACAGGCTTGAGACAGTGCGAGAGGCCTTTAGGCATGCGTGGAAGGGCTATAAGGAGTTTGCCTGGGGTCATGATGAGCTCAAGCCTGTGTCTAAGTCCTACGGGGAGTGGTTTGGCCTGGGCCTGACTCTCATTGACGCTCTGGACACCATGTGGATCTTGGGACTGAAAGAAG AGTTTGAGGAGGCGAGGAAGTGGGTGGAGACTGAGTTGTCATTCTCTAAGAATGTGGACGTGAACCTGTTTGAGAGCACCATCCGGATCCTGGGAGGCCTGCTAAGCACCTACCACCTGACTGGCGATGAGATGTTCCTTGAGAAGGCT AAAGACATTGGCTTGAGGTTGATGCCTGCGTTCAAAACCCCCTCCAAGATCCCCTTCTCTGATGTGAACATTGGGAAGGGCACAGCCCACCCCCCTCGCTGGACGTCCGACAGCACTCTGGCCGAGGTCACCAGTGTCCAGCTGGAGTTCAGAGAGCTCAGCCGCCTCACCCAGGACCCGCAGTACCAG GAGGTGGTGAATGAGGTGATGAGGCTGGTCCATAAGCTGCCAGGGAAGCATGACGGCCTGGTGCCCATGTTCATCAACACCAACAGTGGCCAGTTCACCCACAAAGGAGTGTTCACCCTGGGGGCCCGGGCTGACAGCTACTATGAGTACCTTCTCAAACAGTGGATCCAGGGAGGCAAGACGGAACCAGA TCTGTTGGAGGACTACCTGGAGGCAATAGAAGGGGTCAAGAAGCACCTGCTGAGAACCACAGGCCCCAGAAAGCTGACCTTCGTAGGGGAGCTCAACCACAATCGCTTCAACCCCAAGATG gacCACCTGGTGTGTTTCCTGCCTGGCACTCTGGCGCTGGGTGCCCACAATGGGCTGCCGGAGGATCACATGGAGCTGGCCCTGCAGCTGATGGAGACGTGCCACCAGATGTACGTCCAGATGGAGACGGGCCTGAGCCCCGAGATCGCCCACTTCAACCTGCAGCCCTACGACGGGCGAGACGTCAACGTCAAG CCTGCAGACAGACACAACCTCCTGAGACCGGAGACAGTGGAGAGTCTGTTCTACCTGTACAGGTTCACTAAGGACACCAAAtacagagactggggctgggacaTTCTAGAGAGCTTCAACAAATATACCAGG GTGCCAAGTGGAGGCTACACCTCCATCAGTAACGTGCGCGACCCCGTGAACCCGGGTCCTAGGGACAAGATGGAGAGCTTCTTCCTGGGGGAGACACTCAAGTACTTCTACCTGCTGTTTTCAGACGACCTGGAGCTGCTCAGCCTGGACAAGTACGTGTTCAACACAGAGGCCCACCCACTACCCATCTGGAAATCGCCTCCTGTCTGA